The following proteins are encoded in a genomic region of Fusarium oxysporum f. sp. lycopersici 4287 chromosome 1, whole genome shotgun sequence:
- a CDS encoding alpha-galactosidase, which translates to MAHNTIFISWRTTSLTINLTKNELGAICLYEILPLNHCHQKSASRLFASSELPLVSVRLSGEGNTNDKTAKSLVGGYLSSRLKYKSHQESQDGDVHRLSIHSEDERAGISVTAHLSVHRDVPVLRSAVTIINESKSSDVIVTQISSLTIGGLTTSSNEWNKDYVLRTSTNSWFREAQWRKHYLPDIGIDKNGICELPDGHSGSQATFSLQNRGSFSTGSHLPMGILESKENSDTWAWQIEHNGSWRWEIGDYKDSIYVAAGGPTKADHDWRHTLHPGDSFTTPPVSLTRVSGCFQDAIRALNEYRRRIIRPHDDNKRLPIIFNDYMNCLMGDPDEDKIEALLDPVSQSGAEYFVIDAGWYADDSNWWDDVGLWEPSKKRFPSGFKTLMEKIKSRGLIPGLWLEPEVVGVRSVVGDRLPEDAFFHENGQRIVERGRFQLDYRHPEVRAWMTKVVDRLVLHYGAGFFKFDYNIEVIQGTDAPGSSSAGANQLLHQRCYLDWVRSLLDKHPNLVIENCSSGAQRMDYAMLSVHSLQSTSDQQDPVLYAAIAAALPTCVLPEQSASWAYPQPEWSDELNAFTVVNSLLGRVYLSGRLDHLSPSQMELITEGMHAYKTIRQYLVTAHAIWPLGLPRWHDDWISLGLETDNGLYLSVWRRGGSCSKEIPLPRLAGCGKAQVNVLYPKRLPTQAIWNEGHGILELKLPETRCARVLHITS; encoded by the coding sequence ATGGCACATAATACTATTTTCATCTCCTGGCGAACCACCTCGCTGACCATAAACTTGACCAAAAATGAGTTAGGGGCAATCTGTCTGTATGAGATTCTTCCCTTGAACCATTGCCATCAGAAGTCGGCTTCACGCCTTTTTGCCTCGTCTGAGCTACCACTCGTTAGTGTCAGGCTGAGCGGCGAAGGCAATACCAACGACAAGACGGCAAAGTCACTTGTTGGCGGTTATCTGTCTTCGAGGCTGAAATACAAAAGTCACCAAGAGAGTCAAGATGGTGATGTGCACAGATTGAGCATCCATAGTGAGGATGAAAGGGCGGGAATCTCGGTGACTGCTCATTTGAGCGTACACAGAGATGTGCCTGTTCTTAGGTCAGCCGTCACAATCATAAATGAATCCAAGTCATCGGATGTCATCGTCACCCAGATTTCATCTTTGACCATCGGTGGCCTCACAACAAGTTCCAACGAATGGAACAAAGACTACGTCCTTAGGACATCGACCAACAGCTGGTTTAGAGAGGCTCAATGGCGCAAACATTACCTACCTGACATTGGCATAGACAAGAACGGTATTTGCGAGCTACCTGATGGCCACTCAGGATCGCAGGCAACCTTTAGTCTCCAGAACAGGGGATCCTTCTCAACTGGCTCACACCTGCCTATGGGCATATTGGAGTCAAAGGAAAACTCGGATACCTGGGCTTGGCAGATCGAACACAATGGATCCTGGAGATGGGAAATTGGCGACTACAAAGACAGCATCTATGTCGCAGCTGGAGGTCCAACCAAGGCGGACCACGATTGGAGACATACCCTGCATCCCGGAGACAGCTTTACCACGCCCCCGGTCTCGCTGACCCGTGTCTCCGGATGTTTTCAAGATGCTATTCGGGCACTAAACGAATACAGACGACGAATCATACGGCCGCATGACGATAACAAAAGGCTTCCGATTATTTTCAACGACTACATGAACTGTCTCATGGGTGACCCAGATGAAGACAAGATCGAAGCTCTACTTGATCCTGTGTCCCAGTCAGGTGCCGAATACTTCGTCATTGATGCCGGATGGTACGCTGATGACAGTAACTGGTGGGATGACGTTGGCTTGTGGGAACCTTCCAAAAAGCGATTTCCCTCTGGCTTCAAAACgctgatggagaagatcaagagcaGAGGTCTCATTCCAGGGCTATGGCTGGAGCCGGAGGTCGTCGGTGTACGCAGTGTCGTCGGTGACAGACTACCGGAGGACGCCTTCTTTCACGAAAACGGGCAGCGCATCGTTGAGAGAGGAAGATTTCAACTCGACTATCGCCATCCAGAGGTGCGAGCCTGGATGACCAAGGTTGTTGACAGACTTGTGCTCCATTACGGCGCTGGGTTCTTCAAGTTCGACTACAACATCGAAGTCATCCAAGGAACCGATGCTCCGGGCTCTTCATCCGCCGGAGCCAACCAGCTCCTGCACCAGAGATGTTATCTCGACTGGGTCCGGTCACTCCTCGACAAGCATCCAAACCTTGTGATCGAGAATTGCTCCAGCGGCGCACAGAGGATGGACTACGCCATGCTATCAGTTCACTCTCTTCAGTCCACTAGCGACCAGCAAGACCCTGTCCTGTACGCAGCCATCGCCGCAGCTCTGCCAACATGTGTTCTGCCAGAACAAAGTGCGAGCTGGGCATATCCTCAGCCGGAATGGAGTGACGAGCTCAATGCCTTTACTGTAGTGAATAGTTTATTGGGGAGAGTCTATCTCAGTGGTAGACTTGATCACTTGAGCCCTTCGCAGATGGAGCTCATCACTGAGGGGATGCATGCCTACAAGACCATTCGTCAGTATCTTGTAACGGCGCATGCTATCTGGCCTCTGGGACTACCTCGTTGGCATGACGACTGGATCTCGCTGGGCTTGGAGACTGATAATGGTCTGTACCTTTCAGTGTGGCGAAGAGGCGGTAGCTGCTCAAAGGAGATACCGTTGCCAAGATTGGCCGGATGCGGCAAGGCCCAGGTAAATGTCCTGTATCCCAAACGACTACCCACCCAAGCCATCTGGAACGAAGGACATGGTATTCTAGAGCTCAAACTTCCTGAGACGAGATGTGCTCGGGTTCTTCATATTACTAGCTAG
- a CDS encoding shikimate-5-dehydrogenase, whose translation MVADNSTPSHQHLSNHNSSTTNTMTHAPDDMPQGTQADGQKQFYIFGHNISHSLSPTLHNAGFKALKLPHHYQIHESENVDDSVESIIARPDFGGASVTFPHKLQIGRLLGSISPRGESIGAINTVVVSDANGKRVLHGDNTDWIGIKRCVEKSGARDFASSSGLVLGAGGAARAACYAVQTLGFGELIVVNRTLSKADDLALRFPDLKTRAFATLEEAATAKDVQIRLIVACVPADDLGAEKIPSGLFSGTVDGVLVEMAYRPQVTGMMTVAERHPGWKVYRGVDVLEEQAYAQFELWTGREAPVEAMRDAMQAKLKEKI comes from the coding sequence ATGGTTGCAGATAACAGCACTCCTTCACACCAACATCTCAGTAACCACAACAGTTCTACAACAAATACAATGACTCATGCGCCTGATGATATGCCGCAAGGTACCCAAGCAGATGGCCAGAAGCAATTCTACATCTTTGGTCATAACATCTCGCACTCTTTATCCCCCACATTGCATAATGCCGGGTTCAAGGCTCTCAAACTACCTCATCACTATCAAATTCACGAAAGCGAAAATGTTGATGACTCAGTCGAGAGCATCATAGCCCGGCCAGACTTTGGCGGTGCATCTGTCACGTTTCCACACAAGCTACAGATCGGCAGGTTGTTGGGATCAATCTCTCCAAGAGGAGAGAGCATTGGAGCTAtcaataccgttgttgtcTCAGATGCCAATGGAAAAAGAGTGCTTCATGGTGACAACACAGACTGGATCGGCATCAAGAGATGTGTTGAGAAGTCCGGAGCTCGAGACTTTGCTTCGTCGTCAGGTTTGGTGCTGGGTGCTGGAGGTGCTGCGAGAGCGGCGTGCTACGCTGTTCAAACTCTGGGTTTTGGCGAGCTCATTGTCGTCAACAGGACGCTGAGTAAGGCTGATGATCTAGCGTTGAGGTTTCCTGACCTCAAGACCCGGGCATTTGCAACACTGGAGGAGGCTGCCACTGCGAAGGATGTTCAGATCAGGCTGATCGTTGCTTGCGTGCCAGCCGATGACCTGGGAGCTGAGAAGATCCCAAGTGGGCTGTTCTCAGGAACTGTAGATGGGGTACTGGTAGAGATGGCATATAGACCTCAGGTGACAGGTATGATGACAGTCGCTGAGCGACATCCTGGTTGGAAAGTGTACAGGGGCGTTGATGTGCTGGAGGAGCAGGCATATGCCCAGTTTGAGTTGTGGACTGGAAGAGAGGCTCCAGTAGAGGCGATGAGAGATGCTATGCAGGCTAAGCTGAAGGAGAAAATATGA
- a CDS encoding shikimate dehydrogenase, translated as MVSENQEHRTLHLVGIGVGHSIAPPMHNHIAQSLGLPWTFYATECATLDDLMDLARKDTTAGLVVTMPYKNAIIPRLDALDDLAATIGACNNVYRGWEDPKKLRGTNTDWRGIKGCLLEKGDQAGVPVLNKPALIVGAGGASRAAVYALSSYFQSSIIYVLNRDEQEVKDLMRDSQKLSPVPTILHVKERGAQKLETPYYVVGTVPDFEPQTPDELAVRANLEEFLSRPEKGVLLDMCFKPRRTRMIKLAEQKDWPTVEGTHVIGYQIEEQWRLWAGEERVKKLDREGAWKVLIDSAEKSPGINF; from the coding sequence ATGGTGTCTGAAAATCAGGAACATCGCACCTTGCACCTCGTTGGTATTGGAGTCGGTCACTCGATCGCTCCGCCAATGCACAACCATATTGCCCAATCACTCGGCCTCCCATGGACATTCTATGCTACAGAATGTGCCACTCTCGATGACCTAATGGATCTTGCGCGAAAAGACACCACAGCAGGTCTAGTCGTAACAATGCCTTACAAAAACGCCATCATTCCTCGTCTCGATGCATTAGATGATCTTGCTGCCACCATTGGCGCTTGTAATAACGTCTATCGAGGCTGGGAAGATCCCAAGAAGTTACGTGGAACCAATACCGACTGGCGCGGCATCAAGGGCTGTTTGCTCGAGAAGGGAGATCAGGCTGGAGTGCCTGTTCTGAATAAGCCAGCTCTGATCGTTGGCGCTGGGGGAGCTAGTCGAGCTGCTGTTTATGCGCTCAGTTCGTACTTCCAATCTTCAATTATTTATGTGTTGAACCGcgatgagcaagaagtcAAAGACTTAATGCGAGACTCTCAGAAGCTTTCTCCTGTTCCAACCATCCTTCACGTCAAGGAGAGAGGAGCCCAGAAACTCGAGACACCATACTACGTTGTCGGTACGGTGCCTGACTTTGAACCCCAAACACCAGATGAACTTGCTGTTCGAGCCAACCTGGAAGAGTTTCTGTCTCGTCCTGAGAAGGGAGTTCTACTCGATATGTGCTTCAAGCCAAGACGGACCAGAATGATCAAACTGGCGGAGCAGAAGGATTGGCCTACGGTGGAGGGAACGCATGTTATTGGGTATCAGATTGAAGAGCAGTGGCGGCTTTGGGCTGGTGAAGAGAGggtgaagaagcttgatagGGAGGGAGCGTGGAAGGTTCTTATCGACTCGGCTGAGAAAAGTCCTGGCATCAACTTCTAG